The sequence TTATCCGTGCGCTGCGGCGCCGTTCCGATATGCATTAACAGAATGAACCCGTTCAGTCCGTTTGCATCCGCTGCTTCGTACTCCAGAATGCTTTCGAGGATGGCGTCGCTCGACAGATACCGTGTGCCCATGTCCGGCGTCGTATAGTCCGCGTGCGACCGTGTGCCCGGGGAGTAGTTGATCAGCGTCAGGCCGAGTCCGGTTGTCCAGTCAGCGATCTGCCTGTTGTACCACTCGTACGAGGGAAGAAAGTACGGAGCGTCTTCCCACTCGACGCCATAGCGCGCCATCTCC comes from Rhodothermales bacterium and encodes:
- a CDS encoding cellulase; its protein translation is EMARYGVEWEDAPYFLPSYEWYNRQIADWTTGLGLTLINYSPGTRSHADYTTPDMGTRYLSSDAILESILEYEAADANGLNGFILLMHIGTAPQRTDKLYDRLGALLDSLVARGYSFERIDELLE